The Chionomys nivalis chromosome 16, mChiNiv1.1, whole genome shotgun sequence genome includes the window CCACCGCGGCTTccacgccgccgccgccgcccgcggTGGGCGAGGCGGGTCCCGCTAGGCGACCCGCTGCAGCGGCGAAGAGCGCGCTGCTCGCCCCCTGCGGGTACGCGCCGTCGGGGCCCGCGTAGGCGGCGGCGTAGGCGGCGGGGTTGACGGGTCGCGCGCCCGCGCAGACCGACGGCTGGAAGCTCCCGGTGCCGGCCGCGCCCGCCGCCGCGAAGGCACATGAGCCGCCAGCGGCTGCAGACGTCGCGGGGCCCAGATCCGGGCTGAGCGGCCGCTCCGGAACCAGGCCGAAGACGCGGCAGGGCCCCGGGGAAGCGGCGGGGTAGTAGACCGGCGGGGGCGCAGCGAGCGGAGGCGCGTAGCCCGCGTAGACGGCGCCCGGGTAGGTCGGCCTCGCGGTGGGCACGGCGCCCGGGAAGATGGCGGCGGCTGCGGCGGCGGCAGCTGCAGCGGCATCGTGCATGTAGGCGGGGTAGGTGGACAGGTCCGAGCGCTTGAAGCGCTTGCGGCGGCGCAGGAAGCTGCCGCTCTCGAACATGTCCTCGGCGTTGGGGTCGAGCGCCCAGTAGTTGCCCTTGCCCGGGCGGCCCGCCTCGCGCGGGATCTTGAGGAAGCAGTCGTTGAGCGTGAGGTTGTGGCGGATGCTGTTCTGCCACTTCTTGGGGTTGTCGCGGTAGAACGGGAAGCGCTCGGTGATGAACTTGTAGATGCCGCCCAGAGTCAGGCGGCGCTCGGGAGCGTGCGCGATGGCCATGGCGATGAGCGCGATGTAGCTGTAGGGCGGCTTCCCCCGCTGCAGGGGGCGCTTGCGTCGCCGTCCCCCCGCGCCACGGCCCGCTGCCTCCGCCGGGACCCCCGCGCTCGCCGTCGCCTCGCCGCGCTCCTCCTTCACGGCCGCCAGCGCCTCGGGCTGCGGCGGGGGCGGCGGCGCGCTCTCGGCCGTCATGGCGCCGCGGTCCCCCGTACCCCCCGTCGTCCGCCGCTGCCGACGGCCGCGCCGGCCCGGGACCCCCGAACCCCGGGTGCCGACGCCGGGCTCACGCGGCTGGCAGCGAAAGCGCTGCGAGCGTGGGGACCTCGGGACCTGGAGCGCTGCGCTCACCGACGGCTCGTCTGGGGCGCCGGCCGGAGGGTCTTTGGTGCTCTGGTGCCAGGCGATCAGGGGGTCCGGATGCGGCTCCGAGGACGAGGTGGCGGCAGCTGTTTGGGAGAACCTTCGGGTCCCAGGACGACCGTCGAGGCTGTGCTAGTAGAGGAGGCTGCGGGCTGGAGTTCCGGGCGAGGGCAGTCAATGGGGGTTCCGTAGACCCCGGCCGGGTCCGCCCATGCCGCGCCCCTGCGACAGAGATACAGCCCAAGCCAAGGGCAGAGTGGCGAGACCGGCGGCGGGCCGGGCCGGGTGGCGGGCGACTCACTCGGCTCAGCAGCCCCCGACTCCCGCTCGGAGCACCGGCGGCGTGGCGCTCGCTCTCCTGCACACACCTGGGCCAGCTCCTCCCTCCGCCGGCTTCTTCTCCTTAAAGGCGCCAGCAAGCACGGGGCGTAGCCGGTTCCCTGCCCGCCCCCGACTGCCCACCCCCCCGTCGGCTGGCACACCTCCCCAGGTAGCGGCGACCGCTCAGCGGGAGCCCCACAAACGTCAGAGCGGGGAGGGCTCCTGGTGAACCTCGGGCCGTCCCTTTCTGCGTGCCAAGCGGGAGATTGAGGCCCTAGGAGTCCAGGAGATCTCCGTGCCCGTCTCAGCACTGCAGGATTTCTGTCGGTGTCTGCGGAAAGTTGGGAGTCTCAGGCGGAAAGAAGCTTCACTGCCTTTTCTTGTCCAGAGAGGGTAAGAACTGGACGAGGGTGGGGCGCGTTTAATTATTGTGGGGAGGAGAATAGGAAGTTCTTGGGATGTTTTCCTAACCCAGGTCTAGGCTGCCCGGCCCACTCTCCGGTCCGGTTCTTTTTCAGAAGAGGATTTCCAGGTTCCTAGCCAACTTCACTGCCCTTAGGAACCTGCAGCCTGCGTCTGTTTTAGTATGTGCCACAGGTAATCCGGTAGTTCCTAGACTGTTCGGGGGTTTTGTATCTCTAGAAAGTCTCCCCAGCGCATCGCCCGTCTTTAGGTGGCTTGGGACCCTTCCTTATACGCTGGGGCGTGTTGCCCGGCGAGACGACTTGGCTCCTGCTTTCTAGCGGTCAGTTCTCCTTCCCTCCGGTCCTCCGGGGCCAGAGTGTGCCAGCTGGCTCTAGAGGCTTCGGTGGAGGcggcagcattctgctcacaacTCTGCTGTTCCGAGGTGTCCGGTTTCTGCCCTCCTGTGGTAGGATTCCCTGCTAGAGCGAGAGAGACTCCCCGTGGTGCAGCCTCGCCGGCTGGTTCGCCTTCTAGCCATTTTTGGGACCCGTTTCGTTCCCATCTTAGGAATCTAAGACTTGAGTCTTAAGATTCTGATCTTGAAGCCAGAGGCCTCAGCCAGGAGTGGGAACTGTGGGTGCAGAACCGTGCGGAAGGTGCCCGGTTGGGAAGAAGAAACACCGCGGAGGGTTGAGGTCTAACGTGGGTGGCCGGGCCTTCTGGTTTTTATTGCGTTCTTCAGTGAACACAGGGTGGCTGCctttggaaaacagaggcagagaacccaGACCCTCTCCCTCAGTTGACCTAGGCTTGCTTGAAGACACCTCCCCCCAAAACCCCCCATCAGGAGTGTTCCAGTGAATGccgccctccctccctgcagttttcttcttctaaggaGACTGGGGAAATCCTGTTTCTTTTTCCCAAAGCAAACTTTAAACTAATGGATTCCAAGACTTGTAGGTCCAGATTTTAAATTCCGAGTCACTATGTCAGTGTGATTCTATACATTCTTGTGGCGATAAATATCTGGAAAACATCGAAAAGGCTGTTGAGGGGCATGCAAGGTGTCAAAGTCTGTGGGCCCGAGAAAGACCTCTAGAGGTAGTCCTTTACAAaagggtgtgtgtgcgcgcctgaGCTAGCGCTAGtgcaacacacactcacacacaaaaaattaatgAGTGTAAAACATAAAGGGGCTTTATATGAAGATATTAGAACTAAGGCTTTGCGCCTGGGCTGGCTCCACTTTGGAAGCTGTTGCttctctggtttgttttgttttcctttcctatgCTCTGAAGCGTATCATATTTAACTTGAATTCCCACACAAGGATGTCTAATTGGAAGATTTGGGTCTTAATAAATCCACAGTTACTATCTTCCTTACTTCTAAAATGTGAGTAGCAGACCAACTATTTTGTACTGGACTAAAAGAACCTCATTCTTGTTATTTGTACAGTGTTCGTTACAGTATGCTTTGATGATGGTCCAACGACTTTCTGACGACCCCCTTGAGCTCCTGTGCCTATGGCTGGCAGCCTCCAGGTCTCAGTGGTTTCTGGTCCTGCACACCTCATTCTTCTGGAATTCTGATTTCTCTCCACTTTCCTGCACCTCTGCTCACGGTGCTGCTTTGGCCTTCTGGGATTCAAATTCTCAAGATCACAACTGCCATATTTGATAGACAAAAGATTCCTGAGATCCTAtcacataaaattttattcagaTAATATGCTTCTACATCCCGTAGGTTGAAGATTCCATCCATGCTGCAAAATTCTGATAAATTATTTGATTAATACAAAGGTCATAAGTTTTCCCATTTTGGATTAAAGCAATATGGAAAAAATTTTCTCCTAGCTTTCCCCTTTGCTTCCTTCTTAgttttttgtcgttgttgttgtttttgttttgtttgtgtctttgagcagggggagggggttgATAATGATCAAGTTCCCTGTTCCTGAGGTGTGGCCACAGGCTCCACTGGCATTCTATTGAATGCTCGAGGGCGAGGGATTCCAGGGACTTGAAAATCTTTCTCCACCTTCCAGCAGAGGTGGGGTTGGTAGCTAAGCATGGGCCAGTTTATTTCCTTACAGTAGCCAACCACAAGTGTTCCCAGGACCTTTTGGGGAAACTTACTccattaatggtgtgtgtgtgtgtgtgtgtgtgtgtgtgttggttgctGAGGTGCACAGACCTGGAAGTCTTCTGCAACACTGACTTTCTCAGGTTTGAAGCCCCTGGGGAGGGCTTTTAAATGAAATCCAAGGCCATGGAAAATTCTTCtattttccttgacccaggtgtccCTGTCTAAAGAGTTCTTGGGGGTTAGAGCTGGAGGGAGACTGGGCCCAGGTCTTGGACCAGGACCTTGGATCGAGAGGGTACAGGCCTCTGGTTCTTATCCCAGGGGGTGGCCTCATGGTCTTCTCCAGAGTTCTCAGTGTCTCCTTCCTGGTTGCTTCTTTTAACCCTTCTCATTTATTCAGCAGCAACAGAAGATGCTTGCCCATCTCAGAGCGGCACAGCCACCATTAGCAGAGTTATTTTAGGGGAGCCTGTCAGGTCCTACAGTTCCAGAGAGCATGCAGAGCACTGcactgtcacaaaacaaacaaaacaaaactgcccaGTGTGGTTGTGACAACCCCAGGTCACTCATCCCAGGCCCAGGGTTTGGGAGTCAGTCTGGGGCCTTATGAGAACTTAATTTCCCCTTGAGTGAAAGGAGGGATCTTTTACCCACCTCGGTTCTCCTCAGAAATGAGAAGTAGGGTGGGTGCTCATAGCCATCCCTCAGtcgttttcttcatcttttatgTTGTTTTCAGGTTGAAATATGGGTGCAGAGAAAAGACATGCCACCAACATTCTAGCCTGTGCCACTGTGGGCCTAGGTGAGCTGCCCCCATCGAAGAAGTACTAAGTAATTAAGTCAAATGTTTTTTTGTGGCCTAGCTGGGATTTCGAGTCTCTGGCGGCgcggggtggggaggagggggagggagaagggggagcagTGTGCAGGGACCTTGAATCAGGCTCCCAGGGTAGTCTGGGGGACCCCCGGAGCTGGCTTAGAAAACGCTTTCTTGCTGCTCATTCATTTAACCACTGTGAACAGAATTGCCATTCCGTGAGAGTGGGATTCAGGAACCGGGGTCCAGGGAGCGGACCGGCCACCAGTTTAAGGAAGAGCCTTTCTATGGGTGCCATGAGTCCTCCCTCAACACCAGTCACAGGGCCAAGGACTTTCCTGGACACTTGACTCTACAAGCGGGTGCTGGCTGGAACCGCCCGGAGCTCCAAGCTCCGTAGCGCTGCAAAGGGACAGGAGGCCTAGAGCGCCGAGCGCGTGCTCACGTCGCACTGCCCGCCGCCCTAGGGTGGTACACCACGCTTTTGGCTCCGAGTGTTTTCACCCAGGACATCAAAGGCTCTATCACGCTCCGCGGGCTGGGGAGGGACAGGGTGGGGTGTACAGCGCCTTTTCATCTTCCCTGATCCGCTCACGCTGATTCGATTCCAGGATCCTAGGTACACGATCGGCCTCTTGGTTCCTAGGACTGGGGCGGAGCTCTGTGTGAGGCTCGGAGCCTCCCCAAGCCCAGAATTTGCAGGCATGATTGCTCGTCTTTATTTCGGAGGAAATAAACTTAATTACTTAATTACGCGGCACCCGTAGAGAGGCGCTTCCTTAAGCTGGTGGCAAGGTCCGCTCCCTGGACCCCGGTTCCCGTACCCCACCCTCTCTGGAGTGTAATTCTATTTACAGTATTTAAGTGAATGAGCTAAGCCAGCCCTGGGGGTCCCCACGTTACTCTGGGAGCCTAAGAGTCAAGGTCTCTGCACCGTCTGACGTCCCCCTTCCCCAGCACGCGGAGGCTTGAATTCCCAGTTAGGctacagaaaacattttacttaatTACTTGGTACTTCTTCAATGGGGGACATCTCAACTCCGTCCACAGTGGCACAGGCTGGAATGTTTGCTGCTTGTCTTTTTTGCTGAGGAAATGCTAGACAGTCTTGAATAGACCAGACATTATCCCTTCCCCTTCAGCAGAGAGTTGTCTGGACTAGATGCTAGCTCTAGTCAGCAGCACAGGAAGATGCCGCGACTTGCAGCATCTTTTCTTGGGTCCTGGACACTTCCAGCTGATCAGGGCGGCTCACTCTGCAGCTCTGTTCTCAGTCTGAAAAGAGGCAGGTAGTGGCACCCAGGGCTAGAAGGCATTTGAGCTCCCATCCTCTGTACCTGCACCCGTCTTTCAGAGTTCTGGGGTGCCTGCCTGTTTGATATCACCTTCTTTATGACTGTTAGGGTCTTGACttggaaataaaaaaggaagagaaaagtcaGTGGATCCCACAGCCCATatcagcctccccctcccctcctggaGGGGCAAGACCAGGACGCATGGATGTCTGTCCACATCTACccaggaggatgctgggagctgtGAGGAGGAGCCTCATCCTTTCCCAGGCAACCACAGACAAGGCCAAGTGCACTTTGCTGGGCCTGCCATTCACAGATCTTCCCACACAACCCCTtccatctttatttcttccctgagtattcatccttcttcttcttcttcttcttcttcttcttcttcttcttcttcttcttcttcttcttcttcttcttcttcttcttcttcttcttcttcttcttcttcttcttcttcttgtttttttttttgagacagggtttctctgttgcttggaacctgtcctggaactagctcttgcggaccaggttggccttgaactcactgatttccgtctgcctctgcctcccaagtgctgggattaaaggtgcgtgctacCACCATCTGGCGCATTCATTcctcttaaaaaattatttttattgtgctctttgagacagagtctcaagtgTTCCCGACTGGTTTCCTATCACTCCCTGAGGAtgactgggatcacaggcatgcaccaccacacctggctggtttggtgctggggatcaaacccagggcttctgcaAGCTAGGCAcacactctgccaactgagctacatcccccccccccgccttctcCCAGTCTTAAGGCAGCATTCTCAAAGACCTCCAGAAAAGCACAGACACACAACCATAATCCCACcaaatacatgagaaaaaaatgggATAAACTGGGGCAGGCCATAGTGTTTGGCCTCCTCCAGGTAGACTCAGAAGGGTTCCTTGAAGGgggagagaaaatatttgaacttCTGTTTTTCTAGGCTAAGAATGGGAAATAGGATTTCATGCCACTGGGTACCTAGATCACCATTTCAGTTCAGGAAGAgagaatatgcacacacacacacacacacatatacacacacacacaccctatgtCCATTAATCAGCAAGGTAGGTCTCTGTTGGGGGCTAGTTGGGAAACTGAGTCTGCCTTCCTAGTGTGGACATAATCCGGGAGTGACAAAATGTGAGAGAGAGTATTGGGGGCCCTTTAGGGGGCTCTACCTGGGTGGGTGTTGTGTGGCCCCTTACCTTCCCTGAACTCTGGCCAAGCTAACTGCCTCCAGCGGGTGGGACCTGAACTTGGCTTCAGGTCAGCTGAGTAACAGTAATAAAGTCTCAGACACATGCAAGACTGGCATGGAGAAGTGACAGAGGAGAGGACAACTCTTCGGAAGTGGCGAGCAGATGGAGATGGCAGGTTTTGGCAAATGCTATCAGTTACCTGCCACACTGGGGTTAGTGTCCTAGGACTGAACTGGAAGCAGGGACCTGACATCAGCTACAGAGGGACTCACACCCGCACCTGACAACAGACCCTGCAAGTGCCTGTCCCTTTCCCTTTTAAGGCCCTAACCCTCTCCTGGGTGACGGCTGTAttcctgtttctgtctgtgtCGCCTCTGGGGAGCCTTCGCCAGTCAGAGGTGACTCGCATCAGCTTTACCTGGTGAATGACCAACATGGTCCAACGGGCTCCACCTCCAAGACATTCTCTGCTGACCCACCTTCCAGTCCTCCTGTGGGGACCTGAAATGGACTGACTCCAAGGGATGAAAGGGAGCATCCTCACCACCATGCAGGTTGGTCAGCATTTTATCAATGACTGAAAGGCAAGCTGATTGGGCTATGGCTGACCACATGGAGGTGCTGATGCTGGCAGCTGACAGACCCAAAAATCACATGGCAGTAATCCCCACGTGGGAGACAGagccaaaaccaacaaggagacatTTTTAAAGTGTTATGAAAACACTGTAATGTTACGGGAGGCAAACCAAGAGGAAAGCAGTCCCCGCATGCCAGGTAGCTGCCATTCATCCCCTGGcgttttctcttctgtgttttcttcctctttgtgttcttgtacatgTAAAGAACACAGGGTTCACACAGATGCTGCCACAGTGTAAGTATAACTTTGTAGTAGTTTCTGCACACTGTAAATATAAATACACGAAGCATctcacttttgtgtgtgtatgctcctgtgtgtgtgtgtgtgtgtgtgtgtgtgtgtagaccagagatcAGTCTC containing:
- the Foxe1 gene encoding forkhead box protein E1 → MTAESAPPPPPQPEALAAVKEERGEATASAGVPAEAAGRGAGGRRRKRPLQRGKPPYSYIALIAMAIAHAPERRLTLGGIYKFITERFPFYRDNPKKWQNSIRHNLTLNDCFLKIPREAGRPGKGNYWALDPNAEDMFESGSFLRRRKRFKRSDLSTYPAYMHDAAAAAAAAAAAIFPGAVPTARPTYPGAVYAGYAPPLAAPPPVYYPAASPGPCRVFGLVPERPLSPDLGPATSAAAGGSCAFAAAGAAGTGSFQPSVCAGARPVNPAAYAAAYAGPDGAYPQGASSALFAAAAGRLAGPASPTAGGGGGVEAAVDFYGRTSPGQFGAALGPCYNPSGQLGAGGGGAYHARHPTAYTGAVDRFVSAM